Proteins found in one bacterium genomic segment:
- a CDS encoding VanZ family protein, whose protein sequence is MSRGRFYLAMLVGWVALTLTLTSIPNPEFGPSFPGADKFAHFGFYGVAGFLFVLWRKEIGAGTAMALVWTAIFVAFLGGVDEFHQQWIPGRSMDLLDWVADFAGGTAGGFCSAVAASMIPRLLTPKHPPSSRPTTD, encoded by the coding sequence GTGAGTCGCGGGCGGTTCTATCTTGCGATGCTGGTGGGGTGGGTGGCGCTCACCCTTACGCTGACGTCGATCCCGAACCCGGAGTTCGGCCCCTCGTTCCCGGGGGCCGATAAGTTCGCCCACTTCGGCTTCTACGGCGTCGCGGGATTCCTGTTCGTCTTGTGGCGCAAGGAGATCGGCGCGGGAACGGCGATGGCCCTCGTTTGGACGGCGATCTTCGTGGCTTTCCTGGGCGGTGTCGACGAGTTCCATCAACAGTGGATCCCGGGCCGGTCGATGGATCTCCTCGACTGGGTGGCCGACTTCGCCGGCGGGACGGCGGGGGGATTCTGCTCGGCCGTGGCGGCCTCGATGATCCCGCGCCTCCTCACGCCGAAACATCCGCCCTCTTCCCGTCCCACCACGGATTGA
- the rfbB gene encoding dTDP-glucose 4,6-dehydratase: MRILVAGGAGFIGSNFIRYILGAHDDGFVVNVDKLTYAGNLANLEDMAGNPRYRFHRADICDAAEVARIFAEEKPEAIVNFAAETHVDRSIDDPALFLRTNILGTQVLLDAARKAKVARYLQISTDEVYGSLGDSGKFSEESPLKPNSPYAASKTSADLLVRAYGKTFGLPVLVTRCSNNYGPYQFPEKLIPFFVTLLHEGKPVPVYGDGRNVRDWIHVEDHSRAVDAVLRRGRPGEIYNVGGGNERTNIEITKLLIAAMGKDERSMKFVPDRPGHDRRYAIDDAKIRAELGVVPQVPFEEGLSATVRWYIDNEPWWRAVQSGEYRSFYDRWYVRKDRA; encoded by the coding sequence ATGCGGATTCTCGTCGCGGGGGGGGCCGGGTTCATCGGCTCGAACTTCATCCGGTACATTCTCGGCGCCCACGACGATGGGTTTGTCGTGAACGTGGACAAGCTGACCTACGCGGGGAACCTGGCGAACCTGGAGGATATGGCGGGGAATCCCCGGTACCGCTTCCATCGGGCGGACATCTGCGATGCGGCCGAGGTCGCGCGGATCTTCGCGGAAGAGAAGCCCGAGGCGATCGTGAATTTCGCCGCAGAGACGCACGTGGACCGCAGCATCGACGACCCCGCGCTCTTTCTGCGGACGAATATCCTCGGGACGCAGGTCCTGCTCGACGCGGCGCGCAAGGCGAAGGTCGCCCGGTACCTGCAGATCTCGACCGACGAAGTGTACGGCTCGCTGGGGGACTCGGGGAAGTTCTCCGAGGAGTCGCCGCTGAAACCCAACTCCCCCTACGCCGCCAGCAAGACGTCGGCGGACCTGCTGGTCCGGGCATACGGGAAGACGTTCGGCCTGCCCGTGCTTGTCACCCGCTGCTCGAACAACTACGGCCCGTACCAGTTTCCCGAGAAGCTCATCCCGTTTTTCGTGACGCTGCTGCACGAGGGGAAGCCGGTCCCGGTGTACGGCGACGGGAGGAACGTTCGCGACTGGATCCACGTGGAGGATCATTCCCGGGCGGTGGACGCGGTGCTGCGGCGTGGGCGCCCCGGCGAGATCTACAACGTGGGCGGGGGAAACGAGCGGACGAACATCGAGATCACGAAGCTGCTGATCGCCGCGATGGGGAAGGACGAGCGGTCGATGAAGTTCGTCCCCGACCGGCCCGGTCACGACCGGCGATACGCGATCGACGACGCGAAGATCCGGGCGGAGTTGGGCGTCGTGCCGCAGGTCCCGTTCGAGGAGGGGCTGTCCGCCACGGTTCGCTGGTACATCGACAATGAACCGTGGTGGCGGGCGGTCCAGTCCGGTGAGTATCGTTCGTTCTACGATCGCTGGTATGTCCGCAAGGACCGCGCCTGA
- the rfbD gene encoding dTDP-4-dehydrorhamnose reductase, with product MRILITGGLGLLGTEIAQVFEGSAAIRTTDREEWDVTDPAACRREVDRFRPDVVIHCAAYTAVDRAESEPETARLLNVDGTRNVARACRERGALLVSFGTDYIFDGASSRPYVEEDVANPLSVYGKTKWAAEQALREEGGGHLLVRTQWLFGPAGKNFIRTILEKARRGEALRVASDQVGCPTFSRDLAGAVRKLLGADARGTVHFSAEGETSWFGLARHVLDRCGLPTALLSAARTRDLPYPAPRPAYGVLSKEKYRTITGESPRPWEDAVGEYLEMIDRKGGAR from the coding sequence GTGAGGATTCTGATCACCGGCGGGCTCGGCCTGCTCGGGACGGAGATCGCGCAGGTCTTCGAGGGGTCCGCCGCGATCCGCACGACCGACCGGGAAGAATGGGACGTGACGGATCCCGCGGCATGCCGGCGGGAGGTCGATCGGTTCCGCCCGGACGTGGTGATCCATTGCGCCGCCTACACGGCCGTGGACCGGGCGGAGAGCGAACCGGAGACGGCGCGCCTCCTGAACGTCGACGGGACGCGAAACGTCGCGCGCGCCTGCCGCGAGCGCGGGGCGCTGCTGGTTTCGTTCGGCACCGATTACATCTTCGACGGCGCTTCGAGCCGGCCGTATGTGGAAGAGGACGTTGCGAACCCGCTTTCCGTGTACGGGAAGACGAAGTGGGCGGCCGAGCAGGCGCTTCGGGAAGAGGGGGGTGGCCACCTGCTGGTGCGCACCCAGTGGCTGTTCGGGCCCGCGGGGAAGAATTTCATCCGCACGATCCTCGAGAAGGCGCGGCGGGGGGAAGCGCTCCGGGTCGCGTCCGACCAGGTCGGATGCCCGACGTTTTCGAGAGACCTGGCCGGCGCCGTCCGGAAACTGCTGGGGGCGGACGCGCGGGGGACGGTCCACTTTTCCGCCGAAGGGGAAACGAGCTGGTTCGGCCTCGCCCGGCATGTGCTGGACCGATGCGGCCTGCCGACCGCCCTGTTGTCCGCGGCGCGAACGCGGGACCTGCCGTACCCGGCGCCCAGGCCGGCGTATGGCGTGTTGAGCAAGGAGAAGTACCGCACGATCACCGGGGAATCCCCGAGGCCTTGGGAGGATGCGGTGGGGGAGTACCTTGAAATGATCGATCGGAAAGGGGGCGCGCGCTGA
- a CDS encoding SDR family oxidoreductase, whose translation MKYLVTGGAGFIGSNLTRALLASGQRVRVLDNFLTGKRENLAGLAEAHGDAFELMEGDLRDLDTVRKAAAGIEFVLHQGALPSVPRSVADPGLSNEINVAGTVNLLVASRDAGVRRVVFAASSSAYGDTPQLPKRESMIPNPMSPYAVQKLAGEHYLRIFHEIYGLETVSLRYFNVFGPRQDPQSTYAAVIPRFITSVLRGVPPTVYGDGLQTRDFTFIDNVIQANLAACIAPKTACGKVVNIACGERVSLLDILEIVYGLAGKRLPPKFEPGRVGDVRDSLADISLARDLIGYDPKVPFSEGLAQTFAWFRTAEQGRS comes from the coding sequence ATGAAGTATCTGGTGACGGGCGGAGCGGGGTTTATCGGGTCGAATCTTACGCGGGCGCTCCTCGCCTCCGGGCAGCGAGTGCGGGTTCTCGACAACTTCCTCACCGGCAAACGGGAAAACCTCGCCGGGCTGGCGGAGGCCCACGGCGACGCGTTCGAGTTGATGGAGGGTGACCTGCGCGACCTCGATACGGTCCGCAAGGCGGCGGCAGGGATCGAGTTCGTCCTCCACCAGGGAGCGCTTCCCTCCGTCCCGCGCTCCGTTGCCGACCCGGGCCTCTCCAACGAGATCAACGTGGCGGGGACGGTGAACCTGCTCGTCGCCTCCCGCGATGCCGGCGTCCGGCGCGTGGTTTTCGCCGCCTCCTCCTCCGCCTACGGCGACACTCCCCAACTCCCCAAGCGGGAGTCCATGATCCCCAACCCGATGTCCCCCTATGCGGTGCAGAAACTGGCGGGTGAGCATTACTTGCGCATTTTCCACGAGATCTACGGGCTCGAGACCGTCTCCCTGCGATACTTCAACGTGTTCGGCCCGCGGCAGGATCCGCAATCGACGTACGCCGCCGTCATCCCCCGGTTCATCACCTCCGTCCTGCGCGGAGTTCCTCCCACCGTGTACGGCGACGGCCTCCAGACGCGCGACTTCACCTTCATCGACAACGTGATCCAGGCCAACCTCGCGGCCTGCATCGCCCCGAAGACCGCGTGCGGGAAGGTCGTCAACATCGCCTGCGGGGAGCGGGTGTCCCTCCTCGACATCCTCGAAATCGTCTACGGACTGGCGGGGAAGCGCCTACCGCCGAAATTCGAACCGGGCCGCGTTGGAGACGTGCGCGACTCCTTGGCCGACATCTCCCTCGCCCGGGACCTCATCGGCTACGATCCGAAGGTCCCCTTCTCCGAGGGTCTCGCTCAAACGTTCGCCTGGTTCCGAACCGCAGAACAGGGACGTTCCTGA
- a CDS encoding tRNA 2-thiocytidine biosynthesis TtcA family protein, giving the protein MKCKRCRRAEAAVDLPSHHAAFCPDCFFRFFRRQVTEGIRKLRLLAPEDRVLVCVSGGKDSLVLWDVLMDEGYATEGLYIDLGIDGYSDRSKEKVLAYAASRGKTPIVVELAKEGIPIPEAARCVRMQECSICGTVKRYFFNRVAAEGKFTVVATGHNLDDETARLLGNLLHWQRDHLARQHPLLPCGNGGLVRKVKPLWRVSEVETAAYGFLKGIDYVTEECPMSEDATSLVYKEALSRIEDRMPGTRIVFYKGFLDPSNPLRKGPQAPASTDAVSLLEEEPDADAASVTEAGAEEDGGSAQACASCGAPTYTETCSFCRLKERVRKAREQRAARVSR; this is encoded by the coding sequence ATGAAATGCAAGCGCTGCCGGCGGGCCGAGGCCGCGGTCGACCTGCCGAGCCATCACGCCGCCTTCTGCCCCGACTGCTTCTTCCGCTTCTTCCGGCGCCAGGTGACGGAGGGGATCCGCAAGCTCCGTCTCCTCGCCCCGGAGGACCGTGTCCTCGTCTGCGTGTCGGGCGGCAAGGACAGCCTGGTCCTCTGGGACGTCCTGATGGACGAGGGATACGCGACGGAGGGGCTCTACATCGACCTCGGCATCGATGGGTACTCCGACCGCTCGAAGGAGAAGGTCCTCGCCTACGCGGCGTCGCGCGGAAAGACGCCGATCGTCGTGGAGCTCGCGAAGGAGGGGATCCCGATCCCGGAGGCGGCGCGCTGCGTGCGGATGCAGGAGTGCTCCATCTGCGGGACCGTGAAGCGATACTTCTTCAACCGCGTCGCCGCCGAAGGAAAGTTCACGGTGGTGGCGACGGGGCACAATCTCGATGACGAGACGGCCCGCCTGCTGGGGAACCTGCTCCACTGGCAACGCGACCACCTCGCGCGACAGCATCCGTTGCTGCCCTGCGGGAACGGGGGCCTCGTGCGCAAGGTGAAGCCGCTGTGGCGCGTGAGCGAGGTCGAAACCGCGGCGTACGGCTTCCTCAAGGGGATCGACTACGTGACCGAGGAGTGCCCGATGAGCGAGGACGCGACGTCCCTCGTGTACAAGGAGGCGCTCTCGCGGATCGAGGACCGGATGCCGGGGACGCGGATCGTTTTCTACAAGGGGTTCCTCGATCCGTCGAACCCGCTGCGGAAAGGGCCGCAAGCCCCGGCGTCGACCGATGCCGTTTCCCTGTTGGAAGAAGAACCGGATGCGGACGCCGCGAGCGTGACGGAAGCCGGCGCGGAAGAGGACGGGGGGTCGGCGCAGGCATGCGCGTCGTGCGGCGCCCCGACGTATACGGAGACCTGCTCCTTCTGCCGGTTGAAGGAGCGCGTCCGGAAAGCGCGGGAACAGCGCGCGGCGAGGGTGTCCCGATGA
- a CDS encoding tRNA (adenine-N1)-methyltransferase — translation MTEEKRVRRGPFREGEDILLISPKGEEHLITLTPGKAFGTHKGNLPHDDLIGKEDGGRAWTAMGSEYRVFRPTYMQFIMNQKRHAQIIYPKDTGTILMWADIFPGAVVIEAGIGWGALTIKLLEAVGPTGKVVSYEVREDFAESGAGTVRRYLGECENHEVKVRDIYLGIDEREVDRIVLDLPEPWQAVPHVREALAPGGIVLSYLPSTIQVKQLCDRYLEEGGFAEPDTFEVILRPWHVKGNSVRPVQWMFSHSAFLVVTRKITT, via the coding sequence ATGACGGAGGAAAAGCGCGTCCGCAGGGGACCGTTCCGGGAAGGGGAGGACATCCTCCTGATCTCCCCCAAGGGGGAGGAGCACCTCATCACGCTTACGCCCGGGAAGGCGTTCGGCACGCACAAGGGGAACCTGCCGCACGACGACCTGATCGGCAAGGAGGACGGGGGCCGCGCCTGGACCGCCATGGGGAGCGAGTATCGCGTCTTCCGCCCCACCTACATGCAGTTCATCATGAACCAGAAACGGCACGCGCAGATCATCTACCCCAAGGACACGGGGACGATCCTGATGTGGGCGGACATCTTCCCCGGGGCCGTGGTGATCGAGGCGGGGATCGGGTGGGGAGCCCTCACCATCAAGCTGCTGGAGGCGGTCGGCCCGACGGGAAAGGTGGTCTCGTACGAAGTGCGCGAGGATTTCGCCGAGAGCGGCGCGGGCACCGTCCGGCGCTACCTCGGCGAGTGCGAAAACCACGAAGTGAAGGTGCGGGACATCTACCTCGGGATCGACGAGCGGGAAGTGGACCGCATCGTCCTCGACCTTCCGGAGCCGTGGCAGGCCGTCCCCCACGTTCGGGAAGCGCTCGCCCCGGGGGGAATCGTCCTTTCCTACCTGCCTTCCACGATCCAGGTGAAGCAGTTGTGCGACCGATACCTGGAGGAGGGAGGCTTCGCCGAGCCGGATACGTTCGAGGTGATCCTGCGCCCCTGGCACGTAAAGGGGAACTCCGTCCGCCCCGTCCAGTGGATGTTCTCCCACTCCGCCTTCCTGGTCGTGACGCGGAAGATCACCACCTGA
- a CDS encoding nucleotide sugar dehydrogenase, with the protein MAGTRSDNDLLSRIKAKNFTAAVVGMGYVGLPLAMEYADAGIPVIGIDIDGSKVRALRAGKSYIGDIPSEAVKRAVDAGLFTPTSDYSSAGMADTVNICVPTPLRKTKDPDLSYIVGAMEHLVEYLHKGMLIVLESTTYPGTTQEVLGPMVEEKGFKVGKDIFLAFSPERVDPGNAQFTTKNIPKVVGGVTPACTKVATALYRSVLENVYPVSNAAVAEMVKLLENTFRSVNIALVNEIALMSNRMGIDVWEVIDAAGTKPFGFMPFYPGPGIGGHCIPLDPFYLSWKAKQFGFESRFIELAGVVNGQMPHYTVEKVAEALNRDRKAVNGAKVLVLGVAYKKDISDVRESPALDILQLLAKKGAHLSYCDPYVAEVREAGMLLAASPFSAATLRKADCVVIVTNHAAFDYKLVAREAKVIVDTRNAMKGHNGRKVIKL; encoded by the coding sequence ATGGCCGGCACCCGGAGCGACAACGATCTGCTTTCCCGCATCAAGGCGAAGAACTTCACCGCGGCGGTCGTGGGGATGGGATATGTCGGGCTGCCGTTGGCGATGGAGTACGCCGACGCGGGGATCCCGGTCATCGGCATCGACATCGACGGGTCGAAGGTCCGTGCGCTGCGGGCCGGGAAATCGTACATCGGGGACATCCCTTCCGAGGCGGTGAAACGGGCGGTCGACGCGGGCCTGTTCACCCCGACCAGCGACTACTCGTCGGCAGGAATGGCGGACACGGTCAACATCTGTGTCCCCACTCCACTGCGCAAGACGAAGGATCCGGACCTGTCCTACATCGTCGGCGCGATGGAACACCTGGTGGAGTATCTCCACAAGGGCATGCTGATCGTCCTCGAGAGCACCACCTACCCGGGAACGACGCAGGAGGTCCTCGGCCCGATGGTGGAGGAGAAGGGATTCAAGGTGGGGAAGGATATCTTCCTCGCCTTCTCGCCCGAGCGGGTCGATCCGGGGAACGCGCAGTTCACGACGAAGAACATCCCCAAGGTGGTGGGCGGCGTGACGCCCGCATGCACGAAGGTGGCGACGGCGCTTTACAGGAGCGTGCTCGAGAACGTTTACCCGGTGTCGAACGCCGCGGTAGCCGAGATGGTGAAGCTGCTCGAGAATACGTTCCGGTCGGTCAACATCGCGCTGGTGAACGAGATCGCGCTCATGTCGAACCGGATGGGGATCGACGTGTGGGAGGTGATCGACGCGGCCGGGACGAAGCCGTTCGGCTTCATGCCCTTCTACCCGGGGCCGGGGATCGGCGGACACTGCATTCCGCTGGACCCGTTCTACCTGTCGTGGAAGGCGAAGCAGTTCGGATTCGAGTCCCGGTTCATCGAGCTGGCAGGCGTGGTGAACGGCCAGATGCCGCACTACACGGTGGAAAAGGTGGCGGAGGCGCTCAACCGGGACCGTAAGGCCGTCAACGGCGCGAAGGTGCTGGTGCTGGGCGTGGCGTACAAGAAGGACATCAGCGACGTGCGCGAATCCCCGGCCCTCGACATCCTGCAGCTCCTGGCGAAGAAGGGGGCGCACCTGTCGTACTGCGACCCGTACGTTGCCGAGGTGCGCGAGGCGGGGATGTTGCTCGCCGCGTCGCCGTTTTCCGCAGCTACGCTCAGGAAGGCCGATTGCGTGGTGATCGTGACGAATCATGCCGCCTTCGACTACAAGTTGGTCGCCCGCGAGGCGAAGGTGATCGTCGATACTCGCAACGCGATGAAGGGGCACAACGGTCGCAAGGTCATCAAGCTCTGA
- a CDS encoding UDP-glucose/GDP-mannose dehydrogenase family protein, which yields MNVAIVGTGYVGLVTGVCLAERGNQVHCVDTNPTVLGNLNAGQVTIYEPGLDDIYLRNLKKGRISFSADLEKAVVPAEIVFLCLPTPPGEDGSADLKYILKVANDLGKIFASRPDAGYKVVVDKSTVPVGTSEKVRAAIRANAGAAFEFDVVSNPEFLREGFAVEDFLRPERVVIGAGSERAIVALKDLYEPFLQPGSKVIVMDEKSAEVTKYAANAFLALKISYMNDLSNFCDAVGADIDRIREGIGSDSRIGHKFLFPGLGYGGSCLPKDVKALLKTASDAGAPLSVLQAVEDINQEQRKRFFRKMVRHFDENIEGRRFAVWGIAFKPNTDDTREAPVFHIIDELLKGKATVAVYDPEAMGGARARYGDRIEYAESSYGALQGADALVIATEWNEFRKPDFGLMKNLMRQPVLFDGRNIFDPKKMRARGFLYHSIGRKAYEGHGTPEPETAEQGRS from the coding sequence ATGAATGTGGCGATCGTCGGAACGGGGTACGTCGGGCTGGTGACCGGGGTGTGCCTGGCCGAGCGCGGCAACCAGGTGCACTGCGTCGACACGAATCCGACGGTACTCGGGAACCTGAATGCGGGACAGGTGACGATCTATGAGCCCGGTCTCGACGATATCTACCTGCGCAACCTGAAGAAGGGGCGAATCTCTTTTTCGGCCGATCTCGAAAAGGCGGTCGTGCCGGCCGAGATCGTCTTCCTGTGCCTGCCGACGCCCCCCGGGGAAGACGGTTCCGCGGACCTGAAATATATCCTCAAGGTGGCGAACGACCTCGGGAAGATCTTCGCGAGCCGTCCGGACGCGGGGTACAAGGTGGTGGTCGACAAATCCACCGTGCCGGTGGGAACGAGCGAAAAGGTGCGGGCGGCGATCCGGGCGAACGCGGGGGCCGCCTTCGAATTCGACGTCGTGTCGAACCCGGAGTTCCTGCGCGAGGGATTCGCGGTCGAGGATTTCCTGCGGCCGGAACGCGTGGTGATCGGGGCGGGCTCGGAGCGGGCGATCGTGGCGTTGAAGGACCTCTACGAGCCGTTTTTACAGCCGGGGAGCAAGGTCATCGTGATGGACGAGAAGAGCGCCGAGGTGACCAAGTACGCGGCGAACGCCTTCCTCGCGCTGAAAATCTCCTATATGAACGACCTGTCCAACTTCTGCGACGCGGTGGGGGCGGACATCGACCGGATCCGGGAGGGGATCGGCTCCGACTCGCGGATCGGCCACAAGTTCCTCTTCCCGGGGCTGGGATACGGCGGGTCGTGCCTGCCGAAGGACGTGAAGGCGCTGTTGAAGACGGCGTCCGACGCGGGGGCGCCGCTCTCGGTCCTGCAGGCGGTGGAGGATATCAACCAGGAGCAGCGGAAGCGTTTCTTCCGGAAAATGGTGCGGCATTTCGACGAAAATATCGAGGGGAGGCGGTTCGCGGTCTGGGGGATCGCGTTCAAGCCGAACACGGACGACACGCGGGAGGCCCCGGTCTTCCACATCATCGACGAGCTGCTGAAAGGGAAGGCGACGGTGGCCGTGTACGATCCCGAGGCGATGGGAGGGGCGCGGGCGCGATACGGGGACCGGATCGAGTATGCGGAGTCCTCGTACGGGGCGCTGCAGGGGGCCGATGCGCTGGTGATCGCGACGGAGTGGAACGAGTTCCGGAAGCCGGACTTCGGGCTCATGAAGAACCTGATGCGGCAGCCGGTCCTCTTCGATGGGCGCAACATCTTCGACCCGAAGAAGATGCGGGCGCGCGGCTTCCTCTACCACTCGATCGGCCGCAAGGCCTACGAAGGACACGGGACCCCGGAACCGGAAACCGCAGAACAGGGACGTTCCTGA
- a CDS encoding electron transfer flavoprotein subunit alpha/FixB family protein has protein sequence MTDILVVVEHQEGVFKKNTLSVVSAAKALAGLTGGEVDALVLGDGAATVVDVAAGTGVRKVLLGEGAAFAKYLAVTYAAAVAQVVKAKGYGAVLAPASTFGKDFMPRLSGLLDAPLASDIVGLEKDGDALRVKRTMYAGNAIGTVTLSGSPLLFTVRQTAFDAAATGGAKAPVEKVAVTAEAGGTAFVSRQETKSERPELTEARVIVSAGRGIKAQENFKLVEELADQLNAAIGASRAAVDAGWAPNDWQVGQTGKIVAPELYIALGISGAIQHLAGMKDSKVIVAINKDEEAPIFQVADYGLVADLFKAVPEMLTELKKLKSA, from the coding sequence ATGACGGACATACTGGTAGTCGTCGAGCATCAGGAAGGGGTCTTCAAGAAGAACACGCTGTCGGTCGTCTCGGCGGCCAAGGCGCTGGCGGGGCTGACCGGGGGCGAGGTGGACGCGCTGGTCCTGGGCGACGGCGCCGCGACTGTGGTCGATGTGGCGGCCGGCACGGGCGTTCGCAAGGTCCTGCTGGGCGAGGGGGCGGCGTTCGCGAAATACCTTGCGGTGACGTATGCTGCCGCGGTGGCGCAGGTGGTCAAGGCGAAGGGGTACGGCGCGGTTCTCGCACCGGCCTCGACGTTCGGGAAGGATTTCATGCCGCGGTTGTCCGGGCTGCTCGACGCCCCCCTGGCGAGCGACATCGTCGGGCTCGAGAAGGACGGGGACGCGCTGCGGGTGAAGCGCACGATGTACGCGGGGAACGCGATCGGGACGGTGACCCTTTCCGGCAGCCCGCTCCTGTTCACGGTGCGGCAGACGGCGTTCGACGCGGCGGCGACGGGAGGCGCGAAGGCTCCCGTCGAGAAGGTAGCGGTCACCGCCGAGGCGGGGGGCACGGCGTTCGTCTCCCGGCAGGAGACGAAATCGGAGCGGCCGGAGCTGACCGAGGCGCGGGTGATCGTCTCCGCGGGACGCGGGATCAAGGCGCAGGAGAACTTCAAGCTGGTCGAGGAGCTGGCGGACCAACTGAACGCGGCGATCGGCGCGTCGCGGGCGGCGGTGGACGCGGGTTGGGCTCCCAACGACTGGCAGGTGGGGCAGACCGGGAAGATCGTCGCGCCGGAGCTCTACATCGCGCTGGGGATCAGCGGTGCGATCCAGCACCTGGCGGGGATGAAGGACAGCAAGGTCATCGTGGCGATCAACAAGGACGAGGAGGCCCCCATCTTCCAGGTGGCGGATTACGGGCTGGTGGCCGACCTCTTCAAGGCCGTGCCGGAGATGCTTACGGAGTTGAAGAAACTGAAATCGGCCTGA
- a CDS encoding electron transfer flavoprotein subunit beta/FixA family protein produces MKILVAIKPVPNPDEKVKIKGDGSGIVLDNIKMVVNPFCEIAVEEALRIREKLTGEVVIVTVGPKESEQQVRTALAMGADRAVLVEAGTDLDSLAVAKVLAKVVAEEKAEIVLMGKQSVDDDNNQVGQILAAVLGWPQATFASKVELSADNRKANVTREVDGGLETIEVTLPAVVTADLRLNEPRYASLPGIMKAKKKELKVVPVASLGVDTAPRVKVLSYAPPKQRAGGGRVADVAELVSKLKNEAKVI; encoded by the coding sequence GTGAAGATCCTGGTCGCCATCAAGCCGGTCCCGAACCCCGACGAGAAGGTGAAGATCAAGGGGGACGGGAGCGGGATCGTCCTGGACAACATCAAGATGGTCGTAAACCCGTTTTGCGAGATCGCGGTCGAGGAGGCGCTGCGGATCCGGGAGAAGCTCACCGGCGAAGTGGTCATCGTGACCGTCGGTCCGAAGGAGAGCGAGCAGCAGGTGCGCACGGCGCTGGCGATGGGCGCGGACCGGGCGGTGCTCGTAGAGGCGGGGACGGACCTCGACTCGCTGGCGGTGGCGAAGGTGTTGGCGAAGGTCGTCGCCGAGGAAAAAGCCGAGATCGTGCTGATGGGGAAGCAGTCGGTGGACGACGACAACAACCAGGTGGGACAGATCCTCGCCGCGGTGCTCGGGTGGCCGCAGGCGACGTTCGCGTCGAAGGTCGAGCTCTCCGCGGACAACAGGAAGGCGAACGTGACCCGCGAGGTCGACGGCGGCCTGGAGACGATCGAGGTGACGCTGCCGGCGGTGGTTACCGCGGACCTTCGGCTGAATGAGCCGCGGTATGCGTCGCTCCCCGGGATCATGAAGGCGAAGAAGAAGGAGTTGAAGGTCGTTCCGGTGGCTTCGCTGGGCGTCGACACGGCCCCGAGGGTGAAGGTTCTCTCGTACGCCCCGCCGAAGCAGCGCGCGGGAGGCGGCCGGGTGGCGGACGTTGCGGAGCTGGTGTCGAAGCTGAAAAACGAGGCGAAGGTCATATAG
- a CDS encoding dTDP-4-dehydrorhamnose 3,5-epimerase family protein, which translates to MIDGVMVKQLKVLPDERGRLMEILREDDEIYMRFGQVYLTTGYPGVVKAWHYHKVQCDHFCVVKGMMKVVLFDSRDGSPTKGEVNEFFLGEHRPIVLRIPPLVYHGFKTISGEEAFLINVSTQTYKYDAPDEFRLPPHDNDIPYDWARKDG; encoded by the coding sequence ATGATCGATGGCGTGATGGTGAAGCAGCTAAAGGTGCTCCCCGACGAACGCGGGCGGCTGATGGAGATCCTGCGCGAGGACGACGAGATCTACATGCGGTTCGGCCAGGTGTACCTGACCACCGGGTACCCGGGCGTCGTCAAGGCATGGCACTACCACAAGGTCCAGTGCGATCACTTCTGCGTGGTCAAGGGGATGATGAAGGTGGTCCTCTTCGATTCACGGGACGGCTCCCCGACGAAGGGGGAGGTGAACGAATTCTTCCTCGGCGAACACCGGCCGATCGTCCTGCGGATCCCGCCGCTCGTCTATCACGGCTTCAAGACGATCAGCGGGGAAGAGGCGTTCCTGATCAACGTCTCCACGCAAACCTACAAGTACGACGCGCCGGACGAGTTCCGTCTCCCCCCGCACGACAACGACATCCCCTACGATTGGGCGAGGAAAGACGGGTGA